The genomic interval GATGCCAACCCAACGCTGCCAACACGAATTCGCCCGTTGTCGGGAACCGCCGCCCCGACGGTTGCAATTGCCCGTCAGGGTGCAGCAGTTGAAAGCCGACGACTGCGACGGGAGGATGATGGGCTGCGGGCGATTGAATGAAGGTGCAAAACGCCGCGAGGGCTTGCGCGTCCAATTCGCAATCGGGGTTGAGCACCAGCAACCAATCACCGCGTGCCACTTGAGCGCCCGCGTTGACGCCCGCTGCGAATCCCCGATTTTCGGCGTGGCAAATCAAATGCCCGTCGCCAAGTTGCCGGACGATGGCTGCCGTCCCGTCCGTTGACGCGTTGTCCACGACGATCGTTTCCCAGCGGACGCCTGCGTGCGTGCCAGCGCGTTCAACGCTGCGCAAGCAATCGGCGATGACCGCTGCAGCGTTGTAGGTGACGACGATGACGGAGACGAAAGGGTGCATCGGCAGTCATGCCTTCCCACCTTTTGCCCGTCGGCAGAACTGGCGGATTTTTTCGGGGTCTTTGATGCCTGCCGTCACTTCCACGCCGCTGGACACATCCACACCGAACGGGCGAACGACAGCGATCGCAGAGGCGACATTGTCGGGTGTTAACCCTCCCGCCAAAAAGCAGGGCGCTTCCACGCGGTGCACAAGTTCGGTAGCCAATTCCCACGATGGGCAAATACCCTGCCCACCAAATCCCTGCGGAGTCGCGGCGTCCAGCACAAACGCGTCCACACCTGCACCCAAAAAGGCGTGGGCGCTTCGCAACAGCGCGTCAAGGTGTGCGTCGGAAGGCGTAACAGGCAAGGGCAGTGCCTTCCAAACGGTGCAGGGTAACCGGTGTTTGAGGGCTGCAATACACTCGGGCGGTTCGTCGCCGTGCAACTGCACGACGGCAGGGTTCAAATTGCGCGCCAGTTCCAGCAACTCGTTGAGGGATTTGCCCTTGGTGACCAAAACGGGCGGGACAGTCATAACAGCGAAAAGTTGGCGTGCATGGTCGCGGGGAACGCTGCGGGGCGATGACGGCACTTCTACGACGACGCCGCAGAAATCCGCCCCCGCCGCGCAAGCAGCGGACACATCGTCGCGCCGCGTGAGCCCGCAGATTTTCACCGCGACAGTCATTGGGCGTTGTCACCTGAGGGCGTCGCGCCTTCTTCGGACTGCGACGGCGTGCGTGAGGAGGGGCGTCCGGGCAACCGGGAACGGTTCGGGCGCAACAGGCGCTGTCGCAACTCTATAGGGGCAACGATAACGACACGGTCAGCCCCTTCCCCCTCGCTGATGGTGAACACCGTCGGGTCACTTTGCAGCGTGAGGTGGACGATGCGGCGCTCGCTGGCGGTGAGGTAGCGCAAGCGAACGGGGCGCTTTTGCGTGCGGGCGCGCTCAGCGGCGTTGAGCGCCAGTTGGACGATGGCAGCCCGACGGCGTTCGCGATACTTGCCGGCGTCCAACACGACGCGGACAGGGTTGGACCATTTGCGGGCGACGGCAGCGTTGACCAACAGTTGCAGCGCTTCCAAGTGACTGCCGTGTTTGCCGACGATCAACCCGACATCGCTGCCTTCCATGTTGATGTAAATTTCGCCTTCTCGGTCTTCTGGCTCCTGCACCGTCACATCCCAGCCAGCAGCTTGCACGATGGCGGTCAGCAACGCCTTGATAAAGGCGGCGGGCGAATCCTTAACGGTCACGCGCACCCGAGCGGGTTCGCCGCCGACGCCGAAGATGCCCGCTGTGCCTTGACTGAGAATTTCAATGTCCACCTGCTCGCGCGTCACACCCAATTGCTGCAGGGCTTGTTGGACGGCGTCTTCTACCGATTTGCCCATCACTTCCACCGAACGCATCGCAAACTTCCCCTCCATCATGCCTTCTTGGGCGTTTTGACTTTTGTCGGTTTCTGCTTCTCTGCCCCGTCGGGAGGCACTTCCCGCACGGGCGCCATCTCCCGTTGGTGCAACCGCTTCAGGTAAAGGCTCTCCACCATGTAGAACACCTGAAACGATAGCCAGTAAAGGATGAAGGCAGCGGGAAAGTTGTGGAAAAACAGGGCGAACATCCCGACGAACATTAAGTTCATGAAAATTTGCTGCTGGCGCTGCTGCGGGTCAGCAGTCGCCGTCGGCGTCATGAGTAGCGACGATGCGACGAAACTGATGAGGTAAATGGCAAACAGCACATAGTCTGGTTGGGCGAGGTTGCGCACCCACAAGAAACTGGCTTTGGCAAATTGAAAGCGATAGTGCTGCACGCCGTAATAGACCCAAATGAGAACGGGCAACTGCAAAAGCATGGGCAAACAGCCGCCTAACGGATTGATGCCGTGCTCTTTGTATAAGCGGAGCATCTCCTCGTTGAGCCGCTTGGGGTTGTCGCGGTAGCGCTCTTGCAAGTCCGCCATCAATGGCTGCAACTCCTGCATGCGCCACATGCTCCGCATCGCTTTGCGGTTGAGCGGATGCAGCAACACCCGCAACAAAAGCGCCAGCAGGATGACCGCCAAGCCGTAACTGTAATTGGGGTCACCGCCGCACAACCGCACCAGCGCATCAAAAAGTTGGTAGTTCAAGCCCTTGCGGTAAATGGCGTCCAACTGTTCGCTGACGACAGCGTAGGCGCTGGGGTAACGGCGCAGCGTTTTCTGCTTTTCATCCCATGCCCACAAAGGCACATCCCGTCGGGGCGGACCGTAACCGCTCATCCCTTCGTCCGCTTTAAGCAAATGCTCCACTTGCTCCAATGCCTTGACTGCGTTGCGGCTTTCCGTCCCTTCCTGCCGAGCGACGAGTTGCGCCTTGTGATAGGCTGCTGCAATCGCTAGTTCCTTTACTGTTAGAGGCAGGAGCGCGTTGCGATGCTGGCGCAGCCAGCGTTCATAAGTATGCATGGCGTCGGTCAATGCAGTGAGGGCTTCCTCGGTGCGGTTCAAACGCCCCAGCAAAACCCCTTCGCGCAACTTCCAGCGGAGGAGCAACAATTCGTCTTTGGGCGGGTTGTCGGCGAGGGCGGCTTGCAGGCGCGTCCATTCCCCGCTGGCTTGCCGGGTGGAAACAGGCGGCGTGAGCAACTCCCTCAACGACGCCGTTGACCAATCACTGAGCGCCCAACTGACTTGCAGCGTCATAAGCACTACCAAGAGGGTAGCCCAAACCCGCGCTGTGCGCCGCGAGGGCAGTTGGTCGGGCACAGGATCGTAACCGCCGGGGTGGAAGGGATGGCACCGCAGTAAACGCCGCAACGCTAACCAACTCCCCCGCCAAACCCCGAACCGCTCAATGGCTTGCATCGCATATTCACTACAAGTCGGCGTGAACCGACAAGCCGACGGTAACAGCGGTGAAACGCACCGCTTGTAAAACCGCAACAGCCAAAGTATCGTCGTCGTCAGCATGGTCGTCTTACCTCGTCGCTGGCGAGTGTTGTTGCTGGCGTCATTGACGGCTGCGCTTTTTGGGCATCGCCCGCCTCAAGGCGTCCTTCGGGAACGGTCATGTGAGTCATATGCCACTGTCGCCACCTGCTTGTGCCGATTGTCTTCCACTTTCTGCCAGTTCAGCCTGCCAAACCGCGCTCACAGCGGCGTTCGCCCCAAAGTTGACGGTGCGTCGGTTGCCACCTGCAACACTTGCGCCTGCATCAGCACCTCCGTCAAGGCAGCGTCAACCGCCGGAAAGTTTGCCGCAGCGCATACGGGGTGTGCCACCACAAACAGGTCCACGCCGTCCGCCATCGCCCAGCGTTTCGTCCGATAGGCTTCTCGGAGCCACCGCTTGATGCGGTTGCGCTGGGTCGCTTTCCGGGCGACCTTACGCCCGACCGCGAAAGCGATACGCCGCACACCCTGCCTGCCATGCCAAAGGACATAAAGTGTCAGCAGCGAATGGCGGTAGCGTTTGCCGAACCGCAAGCACGCTTCAATGTCCTTTTGGCGCCGCAACCGCTCGGCGCGCGGGAAGCGGTTAGCGCCTTTGGGTCCCGACGGCATTGTCACACGGTCAAGCGCCATCGTCCTTTCAACCGCCGCCGCTTCAAAACATTGCGTCCTGCTTTCGTCGCCATGCGCGCCAGAAACCCGTGCGTCTTTTTGCGCTTGCGCTTGTTGGGACGGTAAGTGCGTCCCTGCAACGATTTCGCCATTAACCTGTCACCCCTAACGCTAACAGGTTTGCGTGTTCAAGAGGGCACGGGCAATTATAACGCCCGCGTGCCACACTGAAAGCGGTGCACGGTGATGACCAAAGAGGAACTGCGGCGCATGGTGCAGGAGCGTTTGCGGGCGCTGCCGCACGATGAGCGGGTGCGGCGGACGCAGTTGGCGTTGCAGCGGGCGCGGGCATTTCTGCTGACGGTAGAGGCAGACCTCGCCGCGTTCTACATGCCGACGCCCGAAGAAGTGGACATCGTTCCGCTCATCCGTTGGTGGCAGGCGCGGGGGTTGTCCGTCGCTTTGCCGTGCACCATCGTGCCCGAACGCCGCTTGGAATTCCGTCGCGTCACCCGCTTGGAAACGGACTTGCAACAGGGTGCCTTCGGCATCTGGGAACCCAAACCTGCCTGCCCGTCGGTGACGCCGCAAGAGTTGCCGCTCATCGTCGTGCCCGGACGAGCGTTTGATGAATGTGGCAATCGGTTGGGACGCGGGTTGGGCTACTATGACCGCTTTTTGAAAACGCTACCTCCCAACACCCTCAAAATCGCCATCGCGTTGGAAGCGCAAATCGTGCCCCGTATCCCGACGACGCCCAACGATGTCGCCGTTGATGTCGTCATCACCGAGCAGCGCACCCTCTTTCGTCCCCATTGACGCCGCGCTAAGGTTGCGGATGGCTGTCACCCGGTCGCTGCCGAGAGCGTTGACAATGTGCTGGTGTGTGTGATTGCTGGGAGTGGCTGGAGGGTAAAGAGCGAACCCAAGCCGCTGAAGAGCAAGTGTTTGTCAGCGGTGTGCTGTGTTGAATAATCGGAGGGCGGCTCTCCTGAGCCGCCGAAGAAAGAGCAGCGCATCAGGAGATGCGCCCTCCGAACGACGCACTCTCGGAGGGCGGCTCTCCTGAGCCGCCGAAGAAAGAGCAGCGCATCAGGAGATGCGCCCTCCGAACGACGCACTCTCGGAGGGCGGCTCTCCTGAGCCGCCGAAGAAAGAGCAGCGCATCAGGAGATGCGCCCTCCGAACGACGCACTCTCGGAGGGCGGCTCTCCTGAGCCGCCGAAGAAAGAGCAGCGCATCAGGAGATGCGCCCTCCGAACGACGCACTCTCGGAGGGCGGCTCTCCTGAGCCGCCGAAGAAAGAGCGGCGCATCAGGAGATGCGCTCTCCGAACGACGCACTCTCGGAGGGCGGCTCTCCTGAGCCGCCGAAGAAAGAGCAGCGCATCAGGAGATGCGCCCTCCGAACGACGCACTCTCGGAGGGCGGCTCTCTTGAGCCGCTGAAAAACGGCGCATCAGGAGATGCGCCCTCCGAAGGACACACTCTCGGAGGGCGGCTCTCCTGAGCCGCCGAAAAACGGTGCGTCTCTTGACATGCCCTCCGAGGAACTGCCGAAAAAGAAAAATTCAACAAAGCCCAGCGACGAAGAACTGGAAGAAGTGCCTGCAGAACGGGAAGCAGACCTCGTCCCCGCTAGGTCATGAGGGAGGGTTAATGAGTGGGTGCATCGTCTTCAACGCTAGAGCGGGCATGTCCGCTCTGATATTGCTTTTTGCGGCGCTGCTTGGCTACAATGGAAGCGCAGCGGCACCTGTGCAGCAGGAGGGGCGAGCATGCGCGAATTGGACGAGACCGTCGCGGCAGCGCCCCGCAAAATCGTCGTGCCGACCGCGCGTCCGTTTTGGTCATGGCGGGCGGTAGCCATCGGCATCTTGCTTTTGCCCCTCAACCTCTACTGGGTCGGTGTCACTGAAGGGTTGTGGCACGCGCTCCACATGACGACCCTTTCGTTGCCGATGAACGCTTTGATGCTGCTATCGGCGCTGGCGATAGTCAATCGCGGGCTACAACGGGCGGCACCTGCGTTGGCGCTCAGTGCCGGCGAGTTAGGGCTCGTCTTTTTGGCGCTGACGGTGCAAAGCGTGTTTATTGGGCACGATGGGATGGTCAGTTTGCTCGGCGTCATTCCCGCTGCGGCGTGGTTTGAAAATCCTGCCAACCGCTGGCGCGCGCTCTTTTTCCCTTTTTTGCCCGACGGTTGGGTCGTCACCGAAAAATCCGCCGTGCGCCACTTTTACTTGGGCGGTGCGGCGTTTTACGGGCAAGGTTTTTGGCGTTTTTGGCTCACACCGACGGTGCATTGGACGATGCTGCTGACCCTGTTGTCCGTTGCCTACTTAGCGCTCACCGTTCCGTTTTATCGGCGCTGGGCACACGAGGAACGGTTGGCGTTTCCTGTCTTGCGGTTGCCGATGGACATCATTGACGGACGGTTGCACTGGCGCACGCCGGCGTTTTGGTGCGGTTTTGCCCTTGCGGCGTTCGTGGACATGGTCAATCACCTGAATTGGCTCTACCCACAAGTGCCCTTTTTACGGGTGCGGGCGCGTGACCGCGATTTGCTGTGGTATTTGACCGAACCGCCTTTCAACGCCATTGGCTCCACACCGTTGGCGTTTTACCCGTTCATCATTGGCTACGGTTACTTGATGCCGTTGGACTCGTGCGCTTCGGCGTGGTTTTTCTACCTGTTGCGGAAAGCGCAACGCATCGTCGGGGCGTGGTGGGGCTTGACTTTTTTGCCCCGTTTCCCTTACGAGAACGAGCAAGCCGCTGGGGCAGCGTTGGGCATCGCTGCGCTAACCCTGTGGCGCAGCCGCCATGCCTTGCGCGCTTTTGGGCAATCCACAAACGCCCCGCTGCAGCCGATGACGACCGCGACCCTCTTTGCCGTCGCTGCGTTGCTTTGCTGGGGCATCGCTGTTCAAGTTGGGATGCGCCCGAACACAGCAGCAGCCTTTTGGCTGGTGCATTTTCTCATCGCCTTGACTGTCACGCGGTTGCGGGTGGAGGCGGGACCGCCCTCCCATTCGCTGCTTTACGCCAACCCGCAAGATTTGCTGCTGGCGTCGTGGGGCACACGCTCGTTTCGCCCCCGCGAGTTGACGGCGCTGGCGCTGTTTTTCTGGTTCAACCGGCTGAACCGCAACCACGCTGCCCCCGTCATCATGGAAGGTTGGCGGTTGAGCGAATGGGCAAATGTGTCGTTTCGTCGTGCCGCGGGGTTGATGGTGGCGATGGCGGTGTTGAGCGTTGTCGGGTGTTTTGTGCTTTACCCGCCCCTGTTTTACCGGGATGGTGCGGCGACGCGCATCGGCGAAGTCGTTTGGGTCGGACAGGACACTTTCAACCGCTTGGCATCTTGGGTCGCCAACCCGACACCGCCCGACCGTTGGGCGCGGTCGTTTGTGGCGGGCGGATTTGCAGTCACTGCCGCACTCAACGCCCTTTATCACCGCTTGCCTTGGTGGGGCTTGCACCCGTTGGGTTACTTGTTGGGCACGAGTTTCGCTGTTGACTACTACTGGCTCTGCCTGCTGCTCAGTTCCGTCGCAAAATGGTTGCTGTTGCGCTATTCTGGGGCACGCGCAGTGCAAGCGATGACGCCCTTTTTCGTCGGGCTGATTTTGGGCGAAGGGACCGTCGCTTGCGCATGGAGCGTTTACGGCATCGCCATCCACAAACCGATGTATGACGCTTGGTGGTAACGCAAGCCAGCGGTCAGGCACAGCACGCCAACCGTGCAGCGAGGAGGTTGAAAGATGGCGTCAGCGCAAGCCTCAGTTGTGCCCATTTTGTCCACGCGCAAAGACGGGGTGAAAGCCGTTCGTCAACGGTTGCAACGCACCACTTTTGACCCGCTGGCGATGGCGGAAGTGGAGAATCAAGTCCGCACCATCATCGCTGCAGTCCGCCGACGCGGCGATGACGCGTTGGTGGACATGGAGCGCCAGTTTGGTTGGAAAGGATGCACCCGAGAACGGTTGCGCGTCAGCGATGCGGAAGTAAAAGCAGCGTTGGCGCAAGTGTCCCCGAAAGTGTTGGACGCGTTGCGGGTCGCCCATGAACGATTGGAACAGTTTCATCGCCGTCAAGTGCCGTCGGCGTGGTTCGTGCACGAGGATGGGGCGATGTTGGGGCAACTCGTGCAGCCTGTAGAGCGTGTCGGCATTTATGTGCCTGGTGGGTTGGCGGCGTATCCGTCCACCGTTTTGCATGTCGCAGTGCCCGCTAAAGTGGCGGGGGTGCGGGAAATTTGTTTGGCGACACCGCCTGATGAGCGTGGCACTATTGCGCCCGTCGTGTTGGCGGCGGCGCACCTTGTGGGCGTTCACGCCGTCTTTCGCATCGGTGGCGCCCACGCCATCGCCGCTTTCGCGTTCGGGACGGAAACTGTCCCGAAAGTGGACAAAATCGCAGGACCTGGCGGCATTTACCCCGTCGTCGCTAAGCGATTGCTGTTCGGCGTCGTCGGCATTGACCTTTTGCCCGGACCGAGCGAAGTCGCCGTCATCGCTGACGAGGCGGCGCCCCCTGAATGGGTTGCGATGGAGTTGTTGGCGCAAGCGGAACATGGTCCTGACTCCGTCGCCGTGTTGTTCACGCCATCGGAAAAATTGCTTTGCGCTGTCGCTGCGACCCTGCAGCGGCAATTGCAACGGTCGCCTCGGCGCCGCTACCTTGAACCCGCGTTGCGCGAACATGGGGCGTTGGTGCTCACTCGCGATTTGGATGAAGCCATCGCGTTGGTCAACGATGGAGCGTTTGAGCATGTGGCGTTGATGGTCACTGAACCGATGGCGTGGGTCGGTAAGGTGCGCCACGCTGGAGCGGTTTTCGTGGGGGTAGCGACGAGCGTGGCGTTCGGCGATTATTTGGCAGGACCGAGTCATGTGTTGCCGACGGCAGGAACAGCGCGGTTTGCGTCGGGATTAAGTGTGCACGATTTTGTGCGGCGGACATCGTTGGTGATGCTGTCGGCGGAGAAGTCCCGCGAACTGGCGGAGATCGCCGCCGTTTTGGCAGATGCCGAGGGGTTGCCCGCTCACGCCCAAACACTGCGGTTGCGCCGTTCAATAGCGCGACGGCAACGACAGCGTTAAAACCGGTGACCGTTGAACTTGCTCTCATCTCAGCGATGCGCCAACTTGTTGGTGGCACTCATTCGCTGTGGAAGGTGTTCGCCGATGAATGCGGCATTTGCGACCCGCATGGAAGGCATGTTAATGGTGCGTCAGGAAATTTTGGACGACTTGCCCAAAGTGGACGCATTGGTGCTGGACATTGACGGCGTGCTGATTGACGCGTCGCAGAGTTATCGGCTCGCCGTCTGCGAAGCGGTGCGCTTTTTCGTGGCGCACGAACTGGGCTGGGTCGTGGACGCCCCACCCATTACACCCGACGAAGTGGATTTGTTCAAACGCGCCGGCGGGTTCAACAACGATTGGGACTTAACACAAGCCGCTGTGCTCTTTTTGCTGTTCAAAGGGTTGCGACACGGTGCCAAGCGCATCAGCGAGTTGCGACGCCTCCCCCCGACATTGGAGGAGTTTTTAAGTGCCGTGACAGCCGAAGGCGGCGGACTGCAAGGCGCAGAACGGGTGGTCGTAGAGCGATTGGAGTTGCGCCAGCGTCGCGATCTGGCGCGCCTGTGGAAGCGCCGGCTTATCGTCCAGGTGGCACAAGAGTTTTATGCGGGACGCAAGTGGTGCCCGTTGCTGTTCGGTTTTGAACCGCAATTTGTAGACCGAGACGAAGGTTTGCTGGCGCAAGAACGGGCGCTGGTGAACGCCGATTTGTTGCTGCCCGATTTGAAGTTGGGCATTTTGACGGGACGGGCGCGGCGCGAAACGGCGTTGGCGCTGGAACGCTTGCGACTCCTCAAACGCATCCCTCCCGACTTTTGGGTCACCGACGACGATGCGCCCCGTAAACCTGACCCCCGT from bacterium HR17 carries:
- the rpmH gene encoding 50S ribosomal protein L34 — translated: MAKSLQGRTYRPNKRKRKKTHGFLARMATKAGRNVLKRRRLKGRWRLTV
- the rnpA gene encoding Ribonuclease P protein component; translation: MALDRVTMPSGPKGANRFPRAERLRRQKDIEACLRFGKRYRHSLLTLYVLWHGRQGVRRIAFAVGRKVARKATQRNRIKRWLREAYRTKRWAMADGVDLFVVAHPVCAAANFPAVDAALTEVLMQAQVLQVATDAPSTLGRTPL
- the yidC2 gene encoding Membrane protein insertase YidC 2 → MLTTTILWLLRFYKRCVSPLLPSACRFTPTCSEYAMQAIERFGVWRGSWLALRRLLRCHPFHPGGYDPVPDQLPSRRTARVWATLLVVLMTLQVSWALSDWSTASLRELLTPPVSTRQASGEWTRLQAALADNPPKDELLLLRWKLREGVLLGRLNRTEEALTALTDAMHTYERWLRQHRNALLPLTVKELAIAAAYHKAQLVARQEGTESRNAVKALEQVEHLLKADEGMSGYGPPRRDVPLWAWDEKQKTLRRYPSAYAVVSEQLDAIYRKGLNYQLFDALVRLCGGDPNYSYGLAVILLALLLRVLLHPLNRKAMRSMWRMQELQPLMADLQERYRDNPKRLNEEMLRLYKEHGINPLGGCLPMLLQLPVLIWVYYGVQHYRFQFAKASFLWVRNLAQPDYVLFAIYLISFVASSLLMTPTATADPQQRQQQIFMNLMFVGMFALFFHNFPAAFILYWLSFQVFYMVESLYLKRLHQREMAPVREVPPDGAEKQKPTKVKTPKKA
- a CDS encoding 5-formyltetrahydrofolate cyclo-ligase codes for the protein MVQERLRALPHDERVRRTQLALQRARAFLLTVEADLAAFYMPTPEEVDIVPLIRWWQARGLSVALPCTIVPERRLEFRRVTRLETDLQQGAFGIWEPKPACPSVTPQELPLIVVPGRAFDECGNRLGRGLGYYDRFLKTLPPNTLKIAIALEAQIVPRIPTTPNDVAVDVVITEQRTLFRPH
- the hisD gene encoding Histidinol dehydrogenase; its protein translation is MASAQASVVPILSTRKDGVKAVRQRLQRTTFDPLAMAEVENQVRTIIAAVRRRGDDALVDMERQFGWKGCTRERLRVSDAEVKAALAQVSPKVLDALRVAHERLEQFHRRQVPSAWFVHEDGAMLGQLVQPVERVGIYVPGGLAAYPSTVLHVAVPAKVAGVREICLATPPDERGTIAPVVLAAAHLVGVHAVFRIGGAHAIAAFAFGTETVPKVDKIAGPGGIYPVVAKRLLFGVVGIDLLPGPSEVAVIADEAAPPEWVAMELLAQAEHGPDSVAVLFTPSEKLLCAVAATLQRQLQRSPRRRYLEPALREHGALVLTRDLDEAIALVNDGAFEHVALMVTEPMAWVGKVRHAGAVFVGVATSVAFGDYLAGPSHVLPTAGTARFASGLSVHDFVRRTSLVMLSAEKSRELAEIAAVLADAEGLPAHAQTLRLRRSIARRQRQR
- the trpF gene encoding N-(5'-phosphoribosyl)anthranilate isomerase, with the translated sequence MTVAVKICGLTRRDDVSAACAAGADFCGVVVEVPSSPRSVPRDHARQLFAVMTVPPVLVTKGKSLNELLELARNLNPAVVQLHGDEPPECIAALKHRLPCTVWKALPLPVTPSDAHLDALLRSAHAFLGAGVDAFVLDAATPQGFGGQGICPSWELATELVHRVEAPCFLAGGLTPDNVASAIAVVRPFGVDVSSGVEVTAGIKDPEKIRQFCRRAKGGKA